GACAAGGACCGCGACGGCTTCGTGATCGCTGGCGGCGCCGGCGTCGTCGTTCTCGAAGAGTACGAGCACGCCAAGGCGCGCGGGGCCAAGATCTACGGCGAACTGGTCGGCTACGCGGCCAATTCCGACGGCTACGACATGGTCGCCCCGTCGGGCGAGGGCGCGGCGCGCTGCATGAAGCTGGCCATGGCCGAGGCCGGCGGCCGGACCATCGACTATCTGAACCCGCACGGCACCTCGACGCCCGTGGGCGACAGCAAGGAGATGGGCGCGGTCCGCGACGTGTTCGGCGACAAGGCTCCGCTGATCTCCTCGACCAAGTCGCTGACCGGGCACAGCCTGGGCGCGGCGGGCGCGCAGGAGGCGATCTATTCGATCCTGATGCTCGACAACGGCTTCGCCGCCCAGAGCGCCAACATCGAAAACCTCGATCCCGAGTTCGCCGACCTGCCGATCCTGCTGGAGCGGTCTGACAAGCCGCTGACCACGGTGATGTCCAACAGCTTCGGCTTCGGCGGCACCAACGGCACGCTGATCTTCAGCAAGGCGGACTGATCGTCCCCAGGGGGCGGCTCGCGCCATGACCGCGCGCCAGGCTTTCGACCTCTATCAGGCCGGGCGACCCGCCGAGGCGGCGATGCTGTGCGAGCGGCTGGTCGGCGACGATCCCGCCGCGATCGCCGCCTGGCACGTGCTGGGGGTCTCGCGCCTGGCGCTGGGCCTGACGGTCCAGGCCCTGGACGCCCTGGACCACGCCCTGGCGCTGGATCCCGCCCGCGCCGGCGTGTTGTCGGCCCGCGCCGCGGCCCTGGTGGCGCTGGAGCGGCTCGAGGACGGCCTTGCCGCCTGCGATATCGCCCTGGCGGTCGATCCCGACAATCCGGTGGTCCTGAACGCCCAGGGCGTGGCCCTGCGCCGGTTGGGCCGTCCGGCCGAGGCCCTGGCGGCCTATGACCGCGCCCTGGCGCTGTCGCCGGGCTTCGTGGACGCCCTGTGCAATCGCGGCGGCGCGCTGGCCGACCTGGGACGGTTCGACCAGGCCCTGGCCGCCCACGACAAGGCCTGCGCCGCCGCGCCGGACCATGCCCAGGCCCTGGCCAACCGCGCCGCCCTGCTGATGCTGCTGGGCCGGCCGATCGAGGCGGCGCGAGACCTGGAGCGGGTGGTCGCCCTGAACCCTCGCCATCCCCGCGCCCTGGGCGACCTGCTGCATGCGCGCCGCCAGGTCTGTGACTGGCGCGACGACGCGGCCCTGTTGAGCGCTATCGAGGCCGACCTGCGCGCCGATCGCCTGGCGATCAGCCCGTTCGCGGCCCTTTCGGCCTTCGACGATCCCGCGCTGCATCGCGTCGCGGCCCGCTTGACCGCGCCGCCCGCCGGTCCGCCGCCCGCCTGGTCGTCGCGTCCGGACCGCGAGCGGATCCGCGTCGCCTACCTGTCGGCCGACCTGCACGACCACGCCACCGCCCGGCTGATGGCTGGCGTGTTGGAGGCCCACGACCGGGCGCGGTTCGAGATCCTGGCCCTGTCCCACGGACCCGACCTGGGCGGTCCCTTACGAGAAAGGATCGACGCGACGTTCGAGCGCCGGATCGACGTGCGCCGGATGTCGGACGCCGCCGTCGCGGCCCTGGCCCGCGAGTTGGGCGTCGACATCGTCGTGGACCTGAAGGGCTACACCCAGGACGGCCGGCCGGGGATCCTGGCCCATCGCGCCGCGCCGGTTCAGGTCAGCTGGCTGGGCTATCCCGGAACCCTGGCCGCGCCCTATGTCGACCATGTGATCGCCGACGGGGTGGTGCTGCCGCCCGGCGCGGAAGGCGACTGGAGCGAGGCGGTGGTCCGACTGCCGTTCTATCAGCCCAACGACGCCCTGGCGCCGCCGGGGTCGCCGCCGGCCCGACAGGCGGAGGGCCTGCCCGATGACGCCTTCGTGTTCGCTTGCCTCAACAATCCGGCCAAGATCACGCCGGAGGCCTTCGCCGCCTGGATGGCGATCCTGTCCGGCGCGCCCGGTGCGGTGTTGTGGCTCTACGAAGGCTCGGCCGGCGTCGCCGCCAACCTGCGGGCCCGCGCCGCCGAGGCGGGGATCGAACCCGGGCGCCTGATGTTCGCCAAGCCGGCGCCGCACGCCGATCACCTGGCGCGCCAGGCCTTGGCCGATCTGGTGCTCGACACTTGGCCCTACGGCGCCCACACCACCGCCAGCGACGCCTTGCGGATGGGAGTTCCCCTGCTGACCCTGCCGGGCGCCAGCTTCGCCAGCCGGGTCGGGGCCAGCCTGCTGACGGCGCTGGACCTGCCCGCACTGATCGCGCCGGACGTGGAGGCCTATGTCGCCGCCGCCGTGCGCCTGGCCGCCGACCGTCCGGCGCTTCGGGCGCTGAAACAGCGTCTGGAGGGTGCGCTACGAACCTCGGCGGTCTTCGATCCCGCCGCCTTCGCCCGCACGCTGGAAGCGGCGTTCGAGGCCCTTCACGCTCGCGCCCGGGCCGGGCTTGCGCCCGCCGGCTTCGACATCGATCCCGTCTGAAGGGTTCCGCAGGAAGAATCCACCTGCTAGCTAGCGCTCAAGGATTCCAGGAGAGCCAAGCCATGGCCGACGATTACGCATTCCCCAAGGGCGAGCTGATGCGAGGCAAGAAGGGCCTCGTCATGGGCGTCGCGAACCACAATTCGATCGCCTGGGGCATCGCCAGCCAGCTGGCCGCCCAGGGCGCCGAGATGATCTTCACCTATCAGGGTGAGGCCCTGGAGCGCCGCGTGCGGCCGCTGGCCGAGAGCATCGGCGTCACCACCCTGGTCCCGGCCGACGTCACCGACGACGCCTCGATGGACGCGGCCTTCGCCGCCATCGAGGAGAAATTCGGGACGATCGACTTCGTGGTCCACTCTGTGGCCTTCGCCAACAAGGACGAGCTGAAGGGCTCGTTCGTCGAGAACACCACCCGCGAGGGTTTCCTGACGGCGCTGAACATCTCGGCCTTCAGCTTCGTGGACGTCGCCAAGCGCGCGTCGCGGATCATGCCCAACGGCGGTTCGCTGATCACAATGACCTATCTGGGGTCGGAGCGGACCATCCCGAACTACAACACCATGGGCGTGGCCAAGGCCGCCCTGGAAGCGGCGACCCGCTACATCGCCCGGGACCTGGGTCCCAAGGGCATCCGCTGCAACGCTATCTCGGCCGGCGCCATGCGCACCCTGGCTCTGGCCGGCATCTCGGGCGGCCGGGGCATGATCGCCCAGGGCCGGGCGTTCAGCGCCATGAAGGAAGACACCTCGATGGAAGGCGTCGCGGGGGCGGCCCTGTGGCTGGTCTCGGATCTGGGCCTGTCGACCACCGGTGAAGTCGTTCACGTCGACGCGGGTTTCCATATGATGGGCATGCCCGACGAAGCCGAAGCCTAGCCATTCTCCGAAGACGCGCTATACGACCGCAAGTCGAGCGCGTCTTCGGGGGAAGTGATGGTTTCGCGTCGTGTGATGTTGGCGTCGGGTCTGGCCTCGGGCCTGGCGGCCCTGGTCGGGAGCGCCGCCCGGGCGGCCGGTTCGGACGTCATTCGCATCCCGGTCCGGCAAAGCTTCAACCGCCTGTGGACCAGCGTCCGTTTCGACGGCCACGAGCCCGTGCGGTTCATGATCGACACCGGCTCGGACGGCTATCTGGTCGACGGCGATATCGCCACCCAGCTGGGTCTTAAGCCCAGCCTGCCGGCCGAGGTCGCCGGCGTCGTCGGTTCGAAGGGCGTGCACGGCTACTGGACGCCGAGGATCGTGATCGGCGAGGCCTTCGCCGACCAGGACGTCTTCATGCTGGGGACCGACTTCGAGGATTTCATCAAGGGCGCCCTGCCGGGCTGGTTCCTGCAGGCCTACAAGACCGAGATCGACTTCCAGGGCGGCGAGATCCGCCTCTATCCGAGCGGCGCGCCGGACACGAGCGGCTATGAGGCCGTGAAGCTGATCCACCGCCAGCGTGAGACCGGCGCCGGCTCGCTGCTCGACCAGCGCCGCATCCGCGATCCGCAGATGCTGGTCAATGTCGATCTGGGCGGCCACAAGCTGCGCGTCGTGCTCGACACCGGTTCGCCCAACGTCCTGACCCTGTTCCCCTACGCCAATCGCCGCCTGGGCTTGTGGAAGGCCGAGGGCGCGCGCCAGGTGGGCGGCGCCGGCGTCTCGGGCGCCTATGCCGGTCGCCAGATGCGGGCCGGCGACCTGACGATCGGCTCGTCGGTGATCAAGTCGCCGGTGGTGACGATGATCGACCCCACCCGCACCAGCTACAACGACATCGACGGCCTGCTGGGCCTGGACGCCTTGCGCCGCTTCAATGTGGTGATCGACGCGGCGGGCGGCCAATTTTGGATCAAGCCCAACGGGGCCTTCACCATGGCCCAGCGCATCGATCGCTCGGGCCTGGAGGGCTACAACCATCAGGGCAAGGTGCATGTCGTGGGCGTGGTGGCCGGGTCTCCGGCCGAGACCGCCGGGCTCAAGGCCGGCGACGTGATCGACCCTCAGGGCGGCCCGGGTCCCTTCTGGTGGTCGCTGGAAGGCGGCCCCGGCGAGGTGATCGAGTTCACGGCCCAGCGCGACGGCCAGGCCGTGCCCGTGCGCCTGGTGCTCAGGGATATCGTCTAGCTAGACCGCGTAGGCCCGCATGAACCGCGCGGCCGCCTCGGTGGCCAGGGCGGCGAACTCCTCGGCGGTCTTTTCCGACGGCAGGCCCAGCAGGCTGCGCAGCTGGTGGTGGCTCAGCACCATGCCGCCGAAGAATTCGGCCGCCTGGTCGGGATCCTCGACCTTCAGCCGGCCCAGGCGGCTTTCCTCGGCCAGGAACAGCGACAGCTGGCGGCGGGTCTGTCGCGGGCCGGCCTCGAACACCTCGCGGGCCACGTCGGGCATCTCGCCCGCGCCCTGGATCACCACGCGCATGATCCCATAGGCCTTGGTGGTCGCCACGGTCTCCAGCATCGAGCGGGCGAAGGCTTCGAGGGCCTCGCGCGGATTGTCGATGGCGCCGGGATCGCGCAGCGGGGCGGTGATCGCCGCCACCCGCCGGGCCATCAGGGCCCGCACCAGCTCGGCCTTGGAGCCATAGTGGTTGTAGACCGTCTGCTTGGAGACGCCCGCCCGCTTGGCGATGGCCTCCATCGGCGCGGAGAGGCCGCGCTGGCCGATCACCTCGACGGCGGCGTCGAGAATGGCTTCGGTCTTGGCGACGTCGATCTGTCCGGCGACTCTTGGCATCAGAAGACTTTGGGCATCAGTGCGCGTCCGAAGGCGGAGGAGGGGCGTTCTTGACCGGCCTGGCCAGCAGCGAGATGAAGGCCGCCGCGAAGCAGCCGATGGCCAGCATGGTGAAGCTGTCGCCGAAGGCCAGCACCGTGGCCTGCTGCTGCAGCATGCCGCCGATGGCCTTGCGGGCCGCGCCGTCGGGGTCGGCGACGCCCAGCTGGGCCATGCGCTCGGCCAGGCCCTGCATCATGCCGGCCATCCGGGCGTCGCTCTGGCTGACCCCGTCCGACAGGCTCATGTAGTACAGCGCCGTCTGGTTGGTGATCGTCGTGGCCAGCAGGGCCAGGCCGATCGCCCCACCGGTGTTGCGCGACAGGTTCACCAGGCCCGAGGCGTTCTTGACCATGCTCTGGGGCAGGGTGCTCATCGTCACCTGCTGGGTGGCGATCATGGCGATCATCACCCCCACGCCTCGGCAGGCCTGGACGCCGGCGAACTGCCAGAAGCCCCAGTCCTTGGTCACGCCATGGGCCATGTACATGCCAAAGCCCGCCAGCATGAAGCCGACGAACAGCGGAATACGCGGGTCTATGCCACGGACCAGGCGACCGGCCAGCGGGCCGGTGGCGAACATCGACAGGCCCGAGACCACCATGGTCGTGCCGACCTCGGAAGCCGAATAGCCCCGCACCCGGCCCAGGAACTGCGGCAGCAGGAAGGTGCCGCCGAACAGGCTGGCGCCCGACATCGCCGTCATGGCCACGCCGATCGTGAAGTTGCGATTGCTGAAGGCCCGCAGCTGGACGATCGGGTTCTTGTAGGTCAGGGACCGCCAGACGAAGAGCACGCCGGTGACGACCGCCAGCACCGTCAGGCCCAGGATGCCGCTGTCCTCGAACCAGCCGTCCTTGGAGCCTTCCTCCAGCACGAACTGCATGCTCATCAGGAAGGTGGCCATCACGGCCAGGCCGAACCAGTCGAAACCCTTGGCCAGGCTGGGATCGCCCTTGTCGAACTGGCCCCAGCGCGCCACGCCGAACAGCACGATCAGGCCGGTCGGCACGTTGATGAAGAACAGCCAGCGCCAGCTCAGCGCCTCGGTCAGGTGGCCGCCCAGGGTCGGGCCGACGGTCGGGGCCAGGGTGACGATCAGGCCCATGATCACGCTGGCCGTCACCCGCCGCTCGGGCGGGAAGGCGGTGAAGGCCACGGCGAACACCGTGGGGATCATGGCCCCGCCGATGAAGCCCTGCAGGGCCCGGGTGAGGATCATCATGTCGATCGACGAGCTGAGGCCCGTCAGCACGCTCATGAGGATGAAGCCGGCGCACGAGATCAGATAGACGCGCTGCGTCCCCCACAGTCGCGACAGATATCCCGACAGCGGGATCATCACGACCTCGGGGATCAGGTAGGCGGTCTGGATCCAGCTGACCTGGTCGGCGCTGGCGCCCACCCCGGCCTGGATCTGCGGCAGCGAGGCCGCCACGATCTGGATGTCGAGGATGGCCATGAACTGGCCGATGACCATGGCCCCGAAACCGAGGAACAGCTTGGTCCAGTCGACTTCGGGCGCCGCCGGCTTGGGGACCGCGGATGAAGCGTTGGCGGGGAGGGCGGCGTCGGTCATGGCGGCGATCCGAACCGGAGCGCCTTAGCGCGCCTGGTCCTTCGGATTGCCTTGGGCGTACTGGCCGGCGTTCGGCAGGCCGGCCTGGGCGAAGCTCGGGCCCGAGCGGTCGCGCACGTCGACCTTGACGTCGACCGACAGGCCCGGACGCAGGGCCGCGCCCAGTTCAGACTTCTCCACGACGATTTTCACCGGCAGGCGCTGGGTGATCTTGGTGAAGTTGCCCACGGCGTTCTCGACCGGGATCAGAGCGAACTCCTGGCCGGTGGCCGGGGCGAAGCTGTCCAGCTTGCCGTGGATCACGCTCTTGCCGAAGGCGTCGGCCTTGATCTCGACCGGCTGACCCACGCGCAGGCGAGCGACCTGGGTCTCTTTGAAATTGGCGACGATATAGCCCTGGCCGACCGGGACGATCGACATCAGGGCCACGCCCGGCGAGACCAGCTGGCCGGGGCGCAAGCTGCGGGCGCCGACCACGCCGGCGGCGGGCGCGCGGATCACGGTGCGGTCCAGGTCGATGCGGGCCTGCTCGACGGCGGCGCGGGCGGCGGCGGCCTGGGCCACGGTCTGGGCGCGGGCCGAACCCAGGGATTCCGAAGCGCGGCGCTCGGCCTCGAGGGCGGCCTGGGCGCTCTGCACGGCGGCTGCCGATTGGGCGGCGCTGGCCTGGGTGGTCTGGACCTTCTGGGTCGACACCCAGCCCTGCTTGGCCAGGGCGTCGTAGCGGACCAGGTCGGCCTTGGCGCGGCCCTGGTCGGCCTGGGCGCTGACCACGCCGGCGGCGCGCTGGGCGATCATGGCCTGTTCGAGGGCGGCTTTGTCGTCGACGCCCTTGATGGCCGCTTCCAGGGCCTGGGCGTTGGCGATGGCCTGGTCCAGCTTGGCTTGCAGCGGGGCCGGATCAATGCGCGCGACCACCTGGCCGGCCTCGACCCGCTGGTTGTCGGCCACCAGCACCTCGGCGACATAGCCCGAGACCTGCGGGCTGACCTGCACGGTGTCGGCCTGGACGAAGGCGTTGTCGGTGGACTCGTAGCGCTGCTTGTCGACGAACCACAGTCCGCCGCCGACGATCAGGGCCACGACGGCCACGCCGCCGACGATCAGCGGAACCAGTTTCTTCTTCGACGCGGCGGCCATGGACGAGATCCTGAAAACAACCCGATGAACCGGGGCGATATATCGGACCTTCGCCCCGGGCAAGGGATAAATGGACGCACCCGTCCAAAAATCAACGGGGCTGACTTGAAAGCCTCAGGGCCGCGACATCACGCCGCGCGAACGGCGTGCGCCGGACCGCCCTCGATGCGGAAGCGCCCCACCAGCCGCTGCAGTTCCGAGGCCTCGTTGGACAGCGAATGGCTGGCGGCGGTGGATTCCTCGACCATGGCCGCGTTCTGCTGGGTGGCCTGGTCCATCTGGTTCACGGCGGTGTTGATCTGCTGCAGGCCGGTGGCCTGTTCCTGGGCCGAGGCGGCGATCTCGGCCACCGTGCGGTTGATGGCCACGACGCCGGCGGTGATCCGCTTCAGGGCCTCGCCGGTCTCACCGACCAGTTCGACGCCCTGGCCGACCTGCTGCGACGAGGTCGAGATCAGGGTCTTGATTTCCCGAGCCGCGTCGGCCGAGCGCTGGGCGAGCGCCCGGACTTCTTGGGCCACCACCGCGAAACCGCGTCCCGCGTCGCCGGCGCGCGCCGCCTCGACGCCGGCGTTCAGGGCCAGCAGGTTGGTCTGGAAGGCGATCTCGTCGATGACGCCGATGATCTGCGACACCTGCTGCGAGGATTCCTCGATCTGGGTCATCGCCTGGATGGCCCGCTCGACCACCTGACCGCCGGTCTCGGCGTCGCGGCGGGCGGCCTGGACGGTGCGATCGGCCTCGCTCGTGCCCTCGGCCGTGCGGCGGACGGTGGCGACGATCTCGTCGAGAGCGGCGGCGGTTTCTTCGAGCCCTGCCGCCTGTTGCTCGGTGCGGCGCGACAGGTCGTCGGCGGCGTGGCTGATCTCGCCCGAGCCCGAGCGGATGCCCTGCACCGCGCCGGTGATCACCGTCATGGTCTCCTGCAGCCGGCCCATGGCGGCGTTGAAGTCGTCCTGCAGCTTGCGATAGCTGGCCGGGAAGGTCTGGGTCAGGCGGTAGGTCAGGTCGCCCTGCGCCAGGTGCTCCAGGGCCTCGCCGAGACCTTCGACGACGCCGGACTGCTCGCGCGCGGCGGCGGCGCGACCGGCCTCGTTGGTCTGGCGCTCGTCCTCGGCCTGACGACGTTGGTCGGCGGCCTGGCCCTCGACGCGCAGCTTCTCGATCGCGGCGTCCTTGAAGGTCATCACGGCGGCGGCCATCGCTCCGATCTCGTCCTTGCGGCCCACCGCCGGCACGGCGACGGTGTTGTCGCCATCGGCCAGGCGACGCATGGCGGCGGTCATGGCGGCGATCGGCGCGGCGATGGCGCCTGACAGCAGCCAGCCCATCAGCACCGCGATCCCGACCGCCATCGCGCCGCCCACGGCCAAGGCCGCGTTGGCGGCGGTGAGCGCCTTGGACTGGTTCGCCGCGCGTTCGGTCAGCTCGGCCGTCTCGTTGTCGCGCATGGCCTTGAGCGCCTTGCGGACCTGGGTCAGGCGCCCAACCTTGACGACGTCGAGACGCGCGGCCTCCAGCTGAGCGGGGTCGCGGGCGCTGGCCAGTTGCTGGCGGCTTTCTGTGCGAAAGACCTCGACGGTCTGGGTCAGGGTGTCGAGCCGGGCCTTTTCGGCGTCGCTCTCGACACCGTCGCGCAGGGCCTGGAAATGCTGGTCATACACGCCCTGCAGCGTGTCGTACTGCTTGGCGAAGGCGGGATCCAGGCTGGCGACGAAGCCGCGCGCCGCGTTCTGCTGTTCGATCAGCGTCATCAGCGTCTCGTCGATCGCGCCGATATAGGCGTAGCTGTGATCGTTGAGGGCGGCGGCCTGGCGAATGGTCGTCAGGCTGCTCCACACCAGGGCTCCGGCGGCGGCCACGGCCAGCACGAGGATCGCGAAGGCGACCAAGAGTTTGCGCGCTACCTTGAGGTTGTTCAGCATTTCCGCGGTCCCTGGCGAACGTGTTGCGAGGAACTTCTGGCCAGAACATCCTTAACAAAGCCGGCAAGGCTTCCCGGTCCCAGGTAAACCCTTACCAAGTTCGCCCAACGCGCCTGACAATGGCCTGGAATTGAAAGGATTTCTTCCACATGCGGCGGATCGCCGCAGCGTGCGTTATCCAATCAATACTTCAGTTGTTTGAAATGATGAACATCGTTATTTGGATTTCGTCGCCTCTCGACCTGCGAGCGTGTTCCTAGCGTCGATTTCTCGCAAAGGACGAATCGCGGCATTAATCTTCGCGCGCCGGCGCAACCGGGGGAGCCGCGCGCGCGTATTTCCAAGTGCGGGACCGTGCCGTTCCGCGCTGTCGCCCAGGAAGCGCCCATGAACGCCCCGACGAACGCCCCCGGCCCGCTGTCGATGTTCCGCCCCGTGCTGTGGCTGGCGGCCGCCGCCTTCGCCGCGGGCTTTGGCGGCTATCTGGCGATGTCGCCGGCTCTGCACGGCGGCTGAGGCGCGGCGGCTAGTCGCCGCCACGCCCTTTCGTTATTTCGCGCCGGTCGAACCGAAGCCGCCCGCGCCGCGCGCCGTCTCGTCCAGGCTGGTCGTCAGGCCCCATGAGGCCTGGACCACCGGCGCGATCACCAGCTGGGCGATGCGGTCGCCCCGGCGGATGGTGAAGTCCTCTTCCCCCAGATTGATCAGGATCACCTTCACCTCGCCGCGATAGTCGCTGTCGATGGTGCCGGGGGTGTTGAGGCAGGTGACGCCGGACTTGGCGGCCAGGCCCGAGCGCGGCCGCACCTGGGCCTCGAAGCCCAGCGGCACGGCGAAGGCCAGGCCCGTGGGGACCATGAACCGCGCGCCCGGCTTCAGCACCAGCGGCGCGTCCTCGGCCACCGCCGCGCGCAGGTCCATGCCGGCCGCGCCGTTGGTCTCGTAGGCGGGCAGGGGCAGGCCTTCGGCATGGGCCAGCTGGACGACGGGGATGTGCGGGGCGGTCATGAAAGGCTCTTTGCTATGCGTTGGGCGAGGTCGTGGGCCACGGAGTCCTTGGCGGCCCGCGTCCAGCGTTCGGTCTTGTCCTTGGAGATCAGCAGGACGGCGTTCTCGTCGCCGCCCATCACGCCGGGCTCGGTGACGTCGTTGGCGATGATCCAGTCGCAGCCCTTGCGCGCCAGCTTGGCGCGGGCGTGCATCTCGACGTCGTTGGTCTCGGCCGCGAAGCCGACCACCAGCTTGGGCCGCTTGGGGCCGGTGGCCGACAGGGTGGCCAGGATGTCGGGGTTCTCGACGAAGGTCAGGGCCGGCGGGCCGCCCTTGTCCTTCTTCAGCTTGGTGCCGAACACCTCGTCGATGCGCCAGTCGGCGACGGCGGCCACGAACACGCCGACGTCGGCGGGCAGGGCGGCCTGGCAGGCGGCCAGCATGTCGCGGGCGGTCTCGACGTCGACGCGATCGACGCCGAACGGGGTGGGCAGGGACACCGGCCCGCTGACCAGGGTGACCCGCGCGCCCAGCTTGGCCAGGGCGCCGGCGATGGCGTAGCCCTGGCGGCCGCTGGAGCGGTTGGTGATGCCGCGCACCGGATCGATGGGTTCGAAGGTGGGGCCGGCGGTGACCAGGGCGTGCTTGCCGACCAGCGGCCGGTCAGCGGGCCCTTCCAGCGCCGCCATGATGGCGTCGAAGATCACGGGCGGCTCGGCCAGGCGACCCGGGCCGAACTCGCCGCAGGCCATGGCGCCGTCGTCGGGCCCGACGAACAGCACGCCATCCTTCTTCAAGGTCTCGAGATTGCGCTGGGTCGCCGGGTGCAGCCACATCCGCACGTTCATGGCCGGCGCCATCAGCACCGGCTTGTCGGTGGCCAGCAGGGTCGTGGAGGCCAGGTCGCCGGCCAGGCCGTTGGCGGCCTTGGCGATCAGGTCGGCGGTGGCCGGGGCCACCACCACCAGGTCGGCCGAGCGCGACAGCTCGATATGGCCCATCTCGGCCTCGTCGGTCAGCGAGAACAGCTCGGCATAGACCTTGTCCTCGGCCAGGGCCGAAAGGGTGAGGGCGGTGACGAACTCCGCGCCCGCCTTGGTCAGGATCGGCCGCACGCCCACGCCCGCCTTGCGCAGCAGGCGCGTCAGCTCCAGCGCCTTGTAGGCGGCGATGCCGCCGCCGACGATCAGAAGAACCCGCTTCTCGGACATGGTGTCGGTCTCCGGCGCGCCACGCCCCCACGGAGGCGTCATCAGGCGCATAGAGCGACGCGGCCTTTTGCGTAAGCCCCCACGCGCAAAAACCTTAACAGGGACTCGACATCCGTTCCGTCTTCGTTCTTAATCGTTAAAGTAGATCAGAACCTCGGAGATCGATCATGACGGTACGGTGCGCGTCCTGGCTTTCCACCTTGGCGGCCGTGGGCCTGGCCCTCGGCGTCGCGGCTTGCGACGGCGGCGCCTCGGCGGTGAAGGCGCCCAAGGGCGGCGCGGTGGCCTCGGCGGTCGAGCCGGCGTCCGACCGTGATGCGCCGGCCTACGAAGGCGCGACCACGGCCCGGCCCGATCCGCGCGACGCGCCGGTTCGCAAGGTGGCGGGCAAGCCGATGTGGGCGGCCAACCGCACGCGCACGGCCGAGGAGAACGCCCAGCGGGGCTTCGAGCGCTACGGGGCCGAATTCGCCGCCGCCGATGTCGACGACTATGTCCGCAAGACCCACGCCTTCGTCGGCCATCCGCCGACGGGCGCCGAGACCCTGCAGCGGGCGAACGGCGACACCCTGATCTACGACCCCAAGGACAACGTCTTCGCGGTGGTCACCAAGGCTGGCGCGCCACGCACGATGTTCAAGCCCGACGACGGCGCGACCTATTGGGCGACGCAGAAGGCCGGCCAGGCCCGCCGAACGGCCGCGTCGCGAGACCGCACGTCCAGCGCCGACAGCTAGGATCCTCCACAAGCGCGCCGTTGGGGGGCGGCGCCGAGGCGAGGGCAGGGCGCGATCCGCGCCGACCCGCCTCGTCACCCCGGTCGGCCTGGCGGGCGATCGGGACCCAGGGGCGGTGCGCAACGCCCCTGGGCGAGCTTGATGACGCCATGAGCCTCTCCCTCTCCCGGAGGGGAGAGGGAGAGGCCCGCCGCGAAGCGGTGGGAGGGTGAGGGGTGAAGGCGTCGATTGGCGTGCCGGCAGGGTCTTGATGAGCTTGGAGACAGCGTTTGGCTAAATCAGCCACGCCCCCGCCGCGAACGCCAACCCCGCCACCGCCGCGCCGGCAAGGAACCACAGCAGCGGTCGCGCCGGACGCGGCTCGACCACGGCGACCGCCGGAGCGGCCGGCGCCTCGGCCAGGCGGGCCAGGGCCTTGATCGCCCGCGCGGCCTCGTCGGCGAACTCGCGGATCTTGGCGGCCGGCGACAGTTCGCGGGCGATCCAGCGGCGCACTACCGGGTCGGCGGCGGCCCACAGGTCGTGGGTGGGGTCGATGCGGCGGGCCACGCCCTCGACGGTGACCATGGTCTTTTGCAGCAGCACCAGCTCGGGCCGCAGGGCCATGTCGAACAGGGCGGTGATCTCGAACAGCTGGGCCAGCAGCTTGCCCATCGACACGTCGCTGGCGTCGCGGCCGAACACTGGTTCGCCCACCGCCCGCAGGGCCTGGGCGAAGGCGTCGCGGTCCTGGTGGGCGGGCACGTAGCCGGCGTCGAAATGGATCGCCGCCACGCGCGGATAATCGCGATTGAGGAAGCCGTAGAGGATTTCGGCCAGGTACTTGCGCTCGGCCGGACCCAGACGGCCCAGGATGCCGTAGTCGACCGCGACGATCGCGGGCCCCCCGCCCTGAACTGGGGCGCTGACGAACAGATTGCCTTCGTGCAGGTCGGCGTGGAACAGGCCGTGGTCC
The window above is part of the Caulobacter soli genome. Proteins encoded here:
- a CDS encoding tetratricopeptide repeat protein → MTARQAFDLYQAGRPAEAAMLCERLVGDDPAAIAAWHVLGVSRLALGLTVQALDALDHALALDPARAGVLSARAAALVALERLEDGLAACDIALAVDPDNPVVLNAQGVALRRLGRPAEALAAYDRALALSPGFVDALCNRGGALADLGRFDQALAAHDKACAAAPDHAQALANRAALLMLLGRPIEAARDLERVVALNPRHPRALGDLLHARRQVCDWRDDAALLSAIEADLRADRLAISPFAALSAFDDPALHRVAARLTAPPAGPPPAWSSRPDRERIRVAYLSADLHDHATARLMAGVLEAHDRARFEILALSHGPDLGGPLRERIDATFERRIDVRRMSDAAVAALARELGVDIVVDLKGYTQDGRPGILAHRAAPVQVSWLGYPGTLAAPYVDHVIADGVVLPPGAEGDWSEAVVRLPFYQPNDALAPPGSPPARQAEGLPDDAFVFACLNNPAKITPEAFAAWMAILSGAPGAVLWLYEGSAGVAANLRARAAEAGIEPGRLMFAKPAPHADHLARQALADLVLDTWPYGAHTTASDALRMGVPLLTLPGASFASRVGASLLTALDLPALIAPDVEAYVAAAVRLAADRPALRALKQRLEGALRTSAVFDPAAFARTLEAAFEALHARARAGLAPAGFDIDPV
- a CDS encoding enoyl-ACP reductase FabI, whose translation is MADDYAFPKGELMRGKKGLVMGVANHNSIAWGIASQLAAQGAEMIFTYQGEALERRVRPLAESIGVTTLVPADVTDDASMDAAFAAIEEKFGTIDFVVHSVAFANKDELKGSFVENTTREGFLTALNISAFSFVDVAKRASRIMPNGGSLITMTYLGSERTIPNYNTMGVAKAALEAATRYIARDLGPKGIRCNAISAGAMRTLALAGISGGRGMIAQGRAFSAMKEDTSMEGVAGAALWLVSDLGLSTTGEVVHVDAGFHMMGMPDEAEA
- a CDS encoding aspartyl protease family protein, which translates into the protein MVSRRVMLASGLASGLAALVGSAARAAGSDVIRIPVRQSFNRLWTSVRFDGHEPVRFMIDTGSDGYLVDGDIATQLGLKPSLPAEVAGVVGSKGVHGYWTPRIVIGEAFADQDVFMLGTDFEDFIKGALPGWFLQAYKTEIDFQGGEIRLYPSGAPDTSGYEAVKLIHRQRETGAGSLLDQRRIRDPQMLVNVDLGGHKLRVVLDTGSPNVLTLFPYANRRLGLWKAEGARQVGGAGVSGAYAGRQMRAGDLTIGSSVIKSPVVTMIDPTRTSYNDIDGLLGLDALRRFNVVIDAAGGQFWIKPNGAFTMAQRIDRSGLEGYNHQGKVHVVGVVAGSPAETAGLKAGDVIDPQGGPGPFWWSLEGGPGEVIEFTAQRDGQAVPVRLVLRDIV
- a CDS encoding TetR/AcrR family transcriptional regulator; amino-acid sequence: MPRVAGQIDVAKTEAILDAAVEVIGQRGLSAPMEAIAKRAGVSKQTVYNHYGSKAELVRALMARRVAAITAPLRDPGAIDNPREALEAFARSMLETVATTKAYGIMRVVIQGAGEMPDVAREVFEAGPRQTRRQLSLFLAEESRLGRLKVEDPDQAAEFFGGMVLSHHQLRSLLGLPSEKTAEEFAALATEAAARFMRAYAV